CTTGTATAATTATGGGACAAATATACTCAATCAGTAATCTCACACCATTATAAATTGAAGAAGATCTTCACATAATGAAGATCTCCTTTAGATTACAATATTATATTAAAATCCTTTAGCTGTTGTTTAAGTTTTTCAATGTATTCATCACTAAGGATACCTGTACCGCCACGTATGATTTCTTTTGCATATTCAATTGGTGGAGCCATTTCCTTATCCTTGTTCACGACGAGAAAGGTAAGCACATTTTTTAAGAGCTGCCCATTGACTGTTACGTCAATTAATGCAGGACGGTAGGAATTATACTTTACTCCCTCACGACGATATAAATAAGAGAGACAGGCACCTGGCACCTCATAAACAATACCTTCGACAACACCTCCCTCCTCGACGATATCTGCTCTTCCTCCATCCGAAACTTTTCTCGTATAGCGAAGTCGATAACCTCCTAGAATGCCAACACCCTTTTTATTTTGAAAGAATTGATGTACACCATCTAATCTAAATCTTTCGTCGTCCATACAGCTCCCATACGCAAAATAATAAAAAGTGGGATTCTCAACAAAAGAATGCTGCATACACCAATCACCATTATCAATTTGCCGAACTAGGATATTTAGATAGTCTGTAGTAATTGTATAAACAAATGCCTCGAATGCACCATTGTCAGTGTAAACCTGTTGTTTGATTCGGTTATACAAATTTTTTTGTCCAGGTCCATTGTAATCCTCCAACCGATCAAGCTGCTGAAGCTTTTGCTTGTCTACGATATATAATTCACCGTATACCTTTCCTTTAGTCGATTGCTTCAACGCTGGATAGCCTTCAGTCGTGTCATATAATTGCCCATTTGTCCAACATTGCTGGGCGACGCATTGTTCGTTTTGTAGTAAATAGTGATTTTCTTCATTTCTTCTTAAGGTTCCATATACAAAAACCAAGATATTTTTCACCATTAAAAGGCTCACTCCTAAATAGTTTCCATCATTTTCATCTATTTATATATTATTCTATTAAGGAAACTATTCCCCTCCAATGTGATGGATTTGGAGTACAAAAAAAGCCTAGCAACAGGATCCGTTGAGGTCAACCAATCCCATTGCCAGGCTTAACGATCAATTATGCATTTTTTACTAATTTCATTTTTGATTGAGGCTTGAAAATACCAAATGGCTTTCCTACTGGGCATACAACACGGCCAAAGTGATTATTCAATACGTTTGCACCTGCGCCATAGAAACCAATTAAAGAGATTAATAATTCAGCAACTGCAGCTACTTCATGTGCTACTTCAGGAACTACACCAAATGTTGTAAGAATAAGTCCAATGAATAATACATCAATTAAAACAAAGATGGAGAATAATACCATGTTTGTTTCCGTAGCACCAACTGTTAAGAAAAGACTTAAAATTAAGTAACCAATAAATGCAAATCCAAGTTGCTTAGGATCGACTTGAGCTGCAAGTTCTTCTCCAAAAACACCCATTTGGATTAACCAAGAAGCACCGACACCAATCCAGAAAAGTCCGTATGCACCAAAAGCAGTTTGTCCAAATACATTGTTGTGCTTACCATCTTGAACACTAGCATATAGTTGAGCAATCCCACCAAGGAATAATGCCCACGGAATAATGAATGATAAACCTTCAGTAATCCCTAATTTTTGTGATGAAGCAACTAAAGTTACCATTGCAAGACCGAACATACCAATTGCCGATGGGTCAGCCACTTGCACTTTTACGTTTGAAGTATTTGTTTCCATATTATCCTCCTAAAATAAACATACTTTGATATAATACTAGAAAATTAGTTCAATGTAACTAACAATTATTACAAATAAATATTTGATGAATTCTGTATTTCCATGTCCAGTTACCTTTGTGATAAAAACTTTTATGATCACCGGATATCGCTGTAAAAGAATGAAAACGCTAAATAAAATATCCTATTCTACTTCTACTACCCTCCTTCTTTCGGTTCGTTGCAACATAGAAAGCGTTTACGTTTTTTAAATGTATTGATATATTTTTGTTAGACAAGAAAGCGTTTACTCTTTGTTGTTTAACAAAAATATGTCATAGTTGAGCGCAACTGCCAATCTAATGATTTTGTGCAATTCTCCCTATTTAGAATTTTTAGATATTTTAATCAAATTATATCCTGTTGTTGATTTTTGTCAATATAAAAATACAAAATTTAACTTATATTCAGAAAATTTTTACTTTTAAATAGTCTGTTCGTCAGGATACAACATTTTTAAAAAAGGACTATTGAACTACAATATCCAATATATGATTGAATTCGACAATTCCGCTAAATACATATGACCTAAAACCAAACTACTAGTTCCACTATGCTAGTTGTAGCTTTTCACTAAAAAAGTGTTATGTCCGCACATAAATTAGATTGCGAACATAACACAATTAGAGGTTAAAGAAATAGATCCTTTTGATAGAAAAAATTCGGTTTTTTTGTTTCATTCTTGTAAGGTTGATGAAAGATATGTGTGGTTGCTGGAGAAAGCGGTGGAATTAGCCAAACCCAGTTCCCAGTCACTTCTCTCCCACACATAGCCTCTTTTTCCTCAAACAATTTAAATTGTCCCGCCGCAGTATGATGATCGACAATACTCACTCCATCTTCTTTAAAGGAGTAAAGTATTGCTTGATTCAACTCAATTAACGCTCTGTCCTTCCACAATGATGCAGCACTTTCTGTATTTAATCCCATTAAATCAGCCACCTTTGGCAGCATGTTATACCGGTTTTCGTCAGCAAAATTTCGGGCACCAATTTCAGTTCCCATATACCAGCCGTTGAAAGGTGCTGCGGTATAATGAATTCCTCCGATTTCTAAACGCATTTGCGCAATAATCGGCACACCATACCACTTCAGTTGTAAATCTTCAAACTCTTTATACTCAGGGTGACGAATTGGAACTTCAAGCACTTTTTCTTTAGGAATATGATAAAATTTCGGTTTATTCTCTCTAACTTGGATTACAAGCGGCAACAAGTCAAACTGCGTGCCCTCTCCTTGCCATCCAAGGTCCTGACACATTTTTGTGAACTCAAGTGAATGTGAGTCTCCAATCATTCCATTTTCAGTTTCATAGCCTGCATACCGGATTAATTGATGATTCCACAGCCTTACCTGTACTTCGTTATGGACCACCGGTTTAAAAATCGTGATGGTTGGTCTAATTTTACCGTGATTGGTGGCAAAATCAATATGCTCAAATAAGGCATTGCATATTTCCTCTTCTGTTTCTAGATGACGTTGGTCAATAATATGTAAGCTTTCCCAAAATAGTCTTCCAATACAACGATTACTATTGCGCCATGCCATCCTTGCTCCATGGACAAGTTCTTCATACGTATGGTCATAATGGTTTTGACTGTTTATTTGTTTCTCAACATCCTGTAATCGTTGCTTGGTTTGTTCCAATGTTTTCCCAAGTTCCTGGTAGCAAGCAGTGATAAAATTCTTCGCTTCTTTTAATAGCCCTTCGTTCATCCTCAGATTTTCCTCTCCAATATATTTCCCCCTTCAATTTTAATCCTGTTCAAAAACCTGTTCAACTAAAGCAATGCAAAAAAACACCTTTTAGAAAAAAGATGTTTTTCAAATAAATAGATTAGTCCTCTTTAAGCCAACCCGTTGATAAATCCCAGGCTGCAGGCGTTTCAATGATTTGTTTCACTTCTTCCAGATTGGTAGTTCTCCCTAAAGTCCACATAAGTTTTGCCACAATTGCTTCTGTGTTCATATCTCCTGATAAAATAACATCATATTGTGCAACTTTCCGTCCAACCTCATATAATAATAAATCCTGCCCCTCTTCTAAACATTGTGTAGAAATCAGAACAGCAAGTCCGTGCTCAGTTAATTCTTTTATTTTTGGAAGCAGGTTCCGGCCTTCAAATGGAACTCCACCGTTTCCAAAGCTTTCGATAATGATCCCTTTATAATGGTCCTTTAAAAAATCAAAAATCGCTGGCTTCGTCCCAGGATGTAGCTTCAACAAGAAAACATCTGAACATAAACTAGTATCAACATGAAGCGTTTTTTCCGTTATCGTCGGTTTCCAATAGTATTGAACATGATTACCAGTAATATTAGCGACATAAGGATGGTTTATGCTTTCAAACGCATCATAGCTCTTCGTTCTCATCTTTACAGCTCTTGTTCCAATAATAACTCGTCCATCAAATACTACAAATACGCCGCCGATGTCTTCACAGGCAAATCGTACCGAGTCGGCAAGATTTTTTTTCGCATCCGTTTGTTTAAAGCTAATTGGAACCTGAGAACCCGTAATGACTACTGGTTTCTGTAATCCTTGAAGCATATAGGATAATGCTGCTGAGGTATAAGCCAATGTATCTGTGCCATGTGTAATAATAAATCCATCATATCGATCATAATTTTTTGCCACGGTTTCAGCCATATCAACCCAATGCTCAGGCTGTATGTTTGTACTATCCCGATTCATTAATATTTCACAGGTTACGTCTACCTTTTGAGCAGAATCCTGAAAATAGTGAAGTAATTGGTCTGCAGTAAGTCCAGGAACTAAGCCCTCATCTCCTTCAATTGAAGCAATCGTTCCTCCTGTCGCGATTAATAACAGCTTTTTCATGTTCAACCTCCTGGTTGCGGCTCGCTTTTGTACGCAATACGCGAATAAATATAGCTAATTATACGCTATTTCTCTATAAAAACACAATAAGCGTATTCTATTTGCGTATATTTTTCTTTTTTTCAAAAGTAGGTTCATGTTATAATCAATTAACTACAATTAAGGTCGTGATTTAGTGTTACAACGATTAGCACAACTACGCAAAAATAAAAATTGGTCATTACAAGAAACCGCTGATCAGCTTGGAATCGCGAAAAGCACTTATGCTGGATATGAATCTGGCTACAGAGAACCTCCGATTAAAGCGTTGACACAAATGGCTGATTTGTTTGAAACCTCCGTTGATTATCTATTAAATCGTGTTGAAGATAAAAATACAAACCTAGAGTTGACAGAACTATTGACCTCTAATAATGTACTTGTGACACTCGATGAAATAGCTCTAACAAAAGAAGAGTTCATTGATTTTATTGCATTTACGAGGGTTAAACGAGGGTTAAAGTAAGAAAACTTTGTGGATGAGACAAGACAATTAAACTATCCGAGCACACAAATAAACCAGATTCCTCTAGGAACCTGGTTTCTAATTTTATAAAAGGTAAAATACAAGCCACCTTTGCCGTAACGTTTATTAAGAAAGTTTTAAACCACCACTCCTCAAAGTGGGTGTCCTCAGATACCTACTCCGCATGTCCTCCCTGTCATATAGACGAAGGCTTGTCAGCTAGGCATCGATGTTAAACTCCCTAACCAAGTATAAAGGTTAAAACTTTATTATCGTCACGAACAACGTAGCTTATGGTCTTATATTACTCCATTCGCTAATGAGAGTCAATTGCAATCATTGGCATTTAAGGAAAACACCTATTACACTCCTTTAGCATTGTGATTCTACTTGCTATAATGAATAAAATGAGGTGAAGAACTTGGACATTAGACAATTAAAATACTTTTCAGAGGTTGTCAAACATAAGAGTATAACTAAAGCTGCCGAAGCCCTCCACATCTCTCAGCCTGCATTAAGTAAAATGATTAAAGGGCTAGAAGACGAGCTTGGTATGACATTAATTGTTCGAACAAATAAAACAAGCAATGTAACAGATGCCGGCTTGATTGTGATGGAATATGCGAAAAGAATTAGCTCCCTTTTTGAGGAAATGGAAACAACATTACATGACCTTACAAACCTTAATAAGGGATCGATCCACATCGGGCTTCCTCCCATTATTGGCAGCCTTTATTTCCCAAAGGTCATTGCCGAGTTTCACACAAAATATCCAAATATCGAGATTCATATTCAGGAATATGGTGCAGCCAAGGTTGTAAAAAGTGTAGATGAAGGAGAATTCGAACTTGGTGTAGCCGTTCTTCCAGTTGATCATCAACAGTTTAATATTTACCCAATTGTACAGGATGAAATGAAATTATTAGTTCACTTTGAGCATCGATTAGCTGATTCACAAACGGTGCATTTATCAGAACTAAAGGATGAAGACATCATTTTTTACCACGAAGACTTTGCTTTGCATGATATTATGTGGGAAAAATTTATCGAGATAGGATTTGAACCCAAAGTATTGTTTAAAAGTTCTCAGTGGGATTTTATGTCGGAAATGGTAGCGGCGAAATTAGGAATAACGATTCTACCTGATTCGATTTGTAATCGGGTACAAAATGAGAAAGTTAAGATTCTCGATTTAATCCCATCTACACCCTGGAACCTAGCAATCATTACAAAAAAAGGACGATATATTTCAAATGCTGCGAGAAGGCTGATTGACTTTATTGTCTAGTGATTTTATTTTGATTTATCAATATAACTTATAGTTATAACAAACATAATTTATATATATTTTACGAATATATAGGAGTGTAGTAATATTTCCCTATAACAAATTTCATTAAAAATAGGAGTTCTAGACGGCTCCTATCTGTATATAAAGGGAGATATTACATGAAAATCATAACCATCATACTTCAAATATTGTTTATTCATATTTTCTTAATTCTTGGATCAATCTTAAAGAGTTTTGCTCCATTGCCGATTCCGGCATCGATGTATGGTCTCGTCTTACTTTTAGTCGCATTGTCGGTAAAAGTTATCAAACTTGAATGGATTGAACAAGGAGGAAATTGGTTGTTAGCTGAATTACTATTGTTCTTTATTCCATCTGCAGTAGGAATCGTTAATTATGATGAAATCTTAAGTTGGCAAGGAATGAAAACCTTCTTTTTAATCGGACTTAGTACATTAATTGTCATTGGAGTTACCGCATATGTAGCGGATGCCTTCTATAAAATAAGCAAAAGAAGTGAAGCTAAATGATCTTTTTATTAACTACAGTTATAACGTATTTTATTTATCGAATCACAAAGAGCTATTATAAAAAATCGGCATTTCCACTTTTTCATCCATTACTAATTTGTCCGATTATCATTATCCTTATATTAAGTGTTCTTCATTTCCCAGCTGATCGGTTTATCGGGGCATCAAAAGGACTAACGCATATGCTAGGTCCAGCTACCGTTGCTTTTGCGATCCCAATATATAAGCACTTTCATTTGATTAAAAAGAATTTAGTCATCATTTTGATTAGCATTACAGCTGGTAGCTTAGTTGCCATTTTTTCATCATTCGGATTATCCCTTATCTTTCATTTAAATCCTGAATTTCTAATAAGCGTGTTACCACGCTCGATTACAACACCGATTGCAATCGAGGTCTCTAAGGAAATTGGTGGCTTACCAACTTTAACGACCATTTTCGTCATCATTACTGGAATCATTGGTGGAATATTAGGGCCACTTGAACTCAAATGGATGTCGATTCAATCCCCGATTGCTAAAGGACTTGCATTGGGTATGAGTGCTCATGGAGTGGGTACGACAAAAGCAATGGAATACGGAGAAACAGAAGCAACCTTTTCAACCCTCGCTATGATATTTGCGGCTATCATTACATTAATATGGGCAAGTTCCTTTATTCCAGCTCTTATGAACATCGCTCACTTATAATATTTTGCTGCCCCCTCTATATATGAGGGGGCAGATTTTCTTTGAGCAACCCTTTTCCATTTTTTCGAAATATTAATTAAGATAGATATGTCAGATTTCATGTTTGTTTAAGAAAACTTAAATGGAGCATAAAATTAATCAATTTAGAAAGAAGTTGAATAGAAGATGTCGAACAACACAAAAGCTGTTACAACAAAGAGACTAAAAAACATTCCATTTTCCGTTCTTGATCTTGCGCCCATTGTTGAAGGTGGGAACGCCACTGATGCTTTAAACAACACTCGTGACTTAGCCCAGCATGTAGAAAAATGGGGATATAAACGGTATTGGCTGGCTGAGCACCATAATATGCCAGGCATCGCGAGCTCTGCAACCTCCATCGTCATCGGTCATGTCGCTGCAGGTACATCC
The DNA window shown above is from Bacillus sp. T3 and carries:
- a CDS encoding nitric oxide synthase oxygenase, giving the protein MNEGLLKEAKNFITACYQELGKTLEQTKQRLQDVEKQINSQNHYDHTYEELVHGARMAWRNSNRCIGRLFWESLHIIDQRHLETEEEICNALFEHIDFATNHGKIRPTITIFKPVVHNEVQVRLWNHQLIRYAGYETENGMIGDSHSLEFTKMCQDLGWQGEGTQFDLLPLVIQVRENKPKFYHIPKEKVLEVPIRHPEYKEFEDLQLKWYGVPIIAQMRLEIGGIHYTAAPFNGWYMGTEIGARNFADENRYNMLPKVADLMGLNTESAASLWKDRALIELNQAILYSFKEDGVSIVDHHTAAGQFKLFEEKEAMCGREVTGNWVWLIPPLSPATTHIFHQPYKNETKKPNFFYQKDLFL
- a CDS encoding acetate uptake transporter yields the protein METNTSNVKVQVADPSAIGMFGLAMVTLVASSQKLGITEGLSFIIPWALFLGGIAQLYASVQDGKHNNVFGQTAFGAYGLFWIGVGASWLIQMGVFGEELAAQVDPKQLGFAFIGYLILSLFLTVGATETNMVLFSIFVLIDVLFIGLILTTFGVVPEVAHEVAAVAELLISLIGFYGAGANVLNNHFGRVVCPVGKPFGIFKPQSKMKLVKNA
- a CDS encoding CidA/LrgA family protein; protein product: MKIITIILQILFIHIFLILGSILKSFAPLPIPASMYGLVLLLVALSVKVIKLEWIEQGGNWLLAELLLFFIPSAVGIVNYDEILSWQGMKTFFLIGLSTLIVIGVTAYVADAFYKISKRSEAK
- a CDS encoding LrgB family protein, whose amino-acid sequence is MIFLLTTVITYFIYRITKSYYKKSAFPLFHPLLICPIIIILILSVLHFPADRFIGASKGLTHMLGPATVAFAIPIYKHFHLIKKNLVIILISITAGSLVAIFSSFGLSLIFHLNPEFLISVLPRSITTPIAIEVSKEIGGLPTLTTIFVIITGIIGGILGPLELKWMSIQSPIAKGLALGMSAHGVGTTKAMEYGETEATFSTLAMIFAAIITLIWASSFIPALMNIAHL
- a CDS encoding gamma-glutamylcyclotransferase, with the protein product MVKNILVFVYGTLRRNEENHYLLQNEQCVAQQCWTNGQLYDTTEGYPALKQSTKGKVYGELYIVDKQKLQQLDRLEDYNGPGQKNLYNRIKQQVYTDNGAFEAFVYTITTDYLNILVRQIDNGDWCMQHSFVENPTFYYFAYGSCMDDERFRLDGVHQFFQNKKGVGILGGYRLRYTRKVSDGGRADIVEEGGVVEGIVYEVPGACLSYLYRREGVKYNSYRPALIDVTVNGQLLKNVLTFLVVNKDKEMAPPIEYAKEIIRGGTGILSDEYIEKLKQQLKDFNIIL
- a CDS encoding LysR family transcriptional regulator; translated protein: MKNLDIRQLKYFSEVVKHKSITKAAEALHISQPALSKMIKGLEDELGMTLIVRTNKTSNVTDAGLIVMEYAKRISSLFEEMETTLHDLTNLNKGSIHIGLPPIIGSLYFPKVIAEFHTKYPNIEIHIQEYGAAKVVKSVDEGEFELGVAVLPVDHQQFNIYPIVQDEMKLLVHFEHRLADSQTVHLSELKDEDIIFYHEDFALHDIMWEKFIEIGFEPKVLFKSSQWDFMSEMVAAKLGITILPDSICNRVQNEKVKILDLIPSTPWNLAIITKKGRYISNAARRLIDFIV
- a CDS encoding helix-turn-helix transcriptional regulator codes for the protein MLQRLAQLRKNKNWSLQETADQLGIAKSTYAGYESGYREPPIKALTQMADLFETSVDYLLNRVEDKNTNLELTELLTSNNVLVTLDEIALTKEEFIDFIAFTRVKRGLK
- a CDS encoding asparaginase yields the protein MKKLLLIATGGTIASIEGDEGLVPGLTADQLLHYFQDSAQKVDVTCEILMNRDSTNIQPEHWVDMAETVAKNYDRYDGFIITHGTDTLAYTSAALSYMLQGLQKPVVITGSQVPISFKQTDAKKNLADSVRFACEDIGGVFVVFDGRVIIGTRAVKMRTKSYDAFESINHPYVANITGNHVQYYWKPTITEKTLHVDTSLCSDVFLLKLHPGTKPAIFDFLKDHYKGIIIESFGNGGVPFEGRNLLPKIKELTEHGLAVLISTQCLEEGQDLLLYEVGRKVAQYDVILSGDMNTEAIVAKLMWTLGRTTNLEEVKQIIETPAAWDLSTGWLKED